A genome region from Proteus vulgaris includes the following:
- a CDS encoding tyrosine-protein phosphatase — MTDILQAHPSVLPLVGGINFRDLGGKKLSNGGIIKPGMLFRSGSLDRLTNTDQSLLIDKNLFQIIDYRDTGEIVDKPDRVWDGAQYYHAPANPLSKEVSANLEKLTPEILEQFDAKAFMFQLYRLLPINNPAYKQLAMLLKQPDKGGIVQHCAVGKDRTGVGSALVLFALGASLDMVMEDYLLTNETLAPYRAYLLEEHAKTMSDTIVDKFAYVYSVQEEFLQTALASINQHYGNVDTWLEKDIGLDASSRDALQNYFLE; from the coding sequence ATGACTGATATCTTACAAGCACATCCTTCTGTGTTGCCTTTAGTCGGCGGAATTAACTTTCGTGATTTAGGCGGTAAAAAATTGAGTAACGGTGGTATTATTAAACCTGGAATGCTCTTTCGCTCTGGTTCACTTGATCGATTAACCAATACAGACCAATCTCTGCTCATTGATAAAAATCTTTTTCAAATCATTGATTATCGTGATACTGGCGAAATCGTTGATAAACCAGACCGTGTCTGGGACGGTGCGCAATATTATCATGCCCCTGCAAACCCACTATCTAAAGAAGTTTCTGCAAACCTTGAAAAACTGACACCTGAAATACTTGAGCAATTTGATGCAAAAGCCTTTATGTTTCAGTTATATAGATTATTACCTATTAATAATCCTGCCTATAAACAATTAGCTATGTTATTAAAGCAACCAGATAAAGGGGGGATTGTGCAACACTGTGCGGTAGGTAAAGACAGAACAGGTGTTGGTTCTGCTTTAGTGCTATTTGCGCTTGGTGCATCTTTAGATATGGTGATGGAAGATTATCTGCTTACCAATGAAACATTAGCCCCTTATCGCGCTTATCTTTTAGAAGAACATGCCAAAACAATGAGTGATACCATTGTTGATAAATTTGCCTATGTTTATTCAGTACAAGAAGAGTTTCTGCAAACAGCATTGGCGAGTATTAATCAGCATTACGGTAATGTGGATACGTGGCTAGAAAAAGATATCGGTTTAGATGCTTCTAGCCGAGATGCCTTACAAAATTATTTTCTTGAATAA
- a CDS encoding Na+/H+ antiporter, whose protein sequence is MEIFFTILILILVVSVSGVITKLIPFRVPLPLIQIVIGALLAWPQFGLHVTFDPELFLVLLIPPLLFVDGWKTPTREFIQNGREIFILVLVLVMVTVVGIGYLIYWMMPSIPLISAFALAAVLSPTDAVALSSIVGKGRIPKRIMGILEGEALMNDASGLVALKFAVAVAMGTMVFTVGGATLEFFKVAVGGLLAGIGVTLVYSKSLRLMSRWSGDDPATQIVFMLLLPFASYLIAEHIGFSGILAAVAAGMTISKSGVIRNAPLAMRLRADSVWSMLEFVFNGLVFIMLGLQLPIIWTSSVIQADLDPEVEVWMLFAAVFVIYFALLLLRFTWLWLMKKMSRIFMKKHPLDFANYTTRELWLSSFAGVRGAITLAGALSIPLFLTDGSTFPGRYQIIFIAAGVILLSILVGIISLPFLLKGVKATDKEADKNEVRYARKVMAEVAIVSLNKMEERLAASTEEQLDAEEINEVASRVTGYLRRRTADQDEMIHNALEEDLERRFRLTALRAERGELYHLRATRKISNETLQLLLHELDLMEALLVEKDS, encoded by the coding sequence ATGGAAATTTTCTTTACTATTTTAATTTTAATACTGGTGGTTTCAGTTTCGGGAGTTATCACAAAGTTAATTCCCTTTCGTGTTCCGTTACCATTAATACAGATCGTGATAGGGGCTTTATTGGCATGGCCTCAGTTTGGTTTACATGTCACTTTTGATCCTGAATTGTTCCTCGTTCTATTGATCCCGCCTTTACTTTTTGTTGATGGTTGGAAAACACCGACACGAGAATTTATCCAAAATGGGCGTGAGATTTTTATTCTTGTGCTTGTTTTAGTTATGGTGACAGTTGTTGGCATCGGTTATCTAATTTATTGGATGATGCCAAGTATCCCTCTTATTTCAGCATTCGCATTGGCAGCCGTACTTTCGCCAACAGATGCGGTTGCGCTCTCATCTATTGTTGGTAAAGGGCGAATACCTAAGCGAATAATGGGTATCTTAGAGGGTGAAGCCTTAATGAATGATGCATCGGGTCTAGTTGCCTTGAAATTTGCGGTTGCTGTGGCAATGGGAACGATGGTGTTTACTGTTGGTGGTGCAACCCTTGAATTCTTCAAAGTCGCTGTTGGAGGATTACTGGCAGGTATCGGTGTCACCTTAGTTTACAGTAAATCTTTACGGTTGATGAGTCGTTGGAGCGGAGACGATCCAGCGACACAAATCGTCTTTATGTTGCTGCTGCCTTTTGCTTCTTATCTTATTGCAGAACATATTGGCTTTTCAGGCATTTTAGCGGCGGTTGCTGCGGGTATGACTATCAGTAAATCAGGTGTTATCAGAAATGCACCTCTTGCGATGCGTTTACGTGCTGATAGCGTGTGGTCAATGCTTGAGTTTGTCTTTAATGGTCTTGTCTTTATTATGCTTGGCTTGCAACTTCCTATTATTTGGACAAGCTCTGTTATTCAAGCCGATCTCGACCCTGAAGTTGAAGTCTGGATGTTGTTTGCGGCAGTTTTCGTTATCTACTTTGCACTGTTGCTCTTGCGATTTACGTGGTTATGGCTAATGAAGAAAATGAGTCGGATCTTTATGAAAAAGCATCCTCTTGATTTCGCTAATTATACAACGCGTGAATTGTGGTTATCGTCATTCGCTGGTGTTCGTGGTGCTATCACGCTTGCCGGTGCGCTTTCTATTCCACTCTTTTTAACTGATGGCAGTACTTTCCCAGGGCGTTATCAAATTATCTTTATTGCAGCTGGTGTTATTTTATTGTCGATTTTAGTGGGGATTATTTCACTTCCTTTCCTATTAAAAGGTGTGAAGGCAACTGACAAAGAAGCCGATAAAAATGAAGTTCGCTATGCACGTAAAGTGATGGCAGAAGTGGCAATTGTGAGTCTGAATAAAATGGAAGAGCGCTTAGCTGCAAGTACTGAAGAGCAGTTAGATGCGGAAGAAATTAATGAAGTTGCTTCGCGTGTCACGGGGTATTTAAGACGCCGTACCGCAGATCAAGATGAAATGATCCATAACGCGTTAGAAGAAGATCTCGAAAGGCGTTTTCGTTTAACAGCACTACGCGCTGAGCGTGGTGAACTTTACCATCTAAGAGCGACGCGAAAAATCAGTAATGAAACGCTCCAATTATTGCTACATGAATTGGATTTAATGGAAGCGTTATTAGTAGAGAAAGATAGTTAA
- a CDS encoding DedA family protein, with translation MTVQDIIHTITLFVKEHEIWAIPIVFFLAFGESLAFISLLIPATVILLGLGALIGESGLFFWPIWLAAALGAFFGDWISYWIGFHYKEGVKNLWPISRSPQTLVRGHQFFNRWGIWGVFIGRFFGPFRAIVPLVAGICAMPQRYFQIANLTSAMIWAFGILAPGAFGLQWLAKWMG, from the coding sequence TTGACAGTACAAGACATTATTCATACCATCACTCTCTTTGTAAAAGAGCACGAAATCTGGGCTATTCCGATCGTGTTCTTTCTTGCTTTTGGTGAATCACTCGCGTTTATCTCTTTGCTGATCCCAGCCACGGTTATTTTATTGGGATTAGGTGCCTTAATTGGTGAGAGTGGTCTGTTTTTCTGGCCGATTTGGCTTGCTGCTGCGTTAGGCGCTTTCTTTGGTGATTGGATCTCGTACTGGATAGGGTTTCACTATAAAGAGGGTGTGAAAAATTTGTGGCCAATTTCACGTTCGCCACAAACATTAGTTAGAGGTCATCAATTCTTTAATCGTTGGGGAATTTGGGGCGTGTTTATTGGACGATTTTTTGGTCCTTTCCGTGCAATTGTCCCGTTAGTGGCCGGTATTTGTGCGATGCCACAACGTTATTTTCAAATTGCTAATTTAACATCAGCCATGATTTGGGCATTTGGTATTTTGGCGCCCGGTGCTTTTGGTTTGCAATGGCTTGCGAAATGGATGGGATAA
- a CDS encoding DUF6392 family protein has translation MSVNIEALVLRLGDTYDELYDDGLIPYKTKPQGNSGDDEVTLRMTKESIFLSFKNPSKELEQITLTLIPENMKNGWVFPNKIPFGLEQVMTDQWFYKHIGNPIRQAPERTVLGNFIGKSEVFTLNKMTNSNQKISILVNYHPEMKGFAKKITFELLEDLETRWKPNHFK, from the coding sequence ATGAGTGTAAATATTGAAGCCTTAGTGCTGCGATTAGGGGATACTTATGATGAACTTTATGACGATGGACTCATTCCGTATAAAACCAAACCACAAGGGAATTCTGGGGATGATGAAGTCACCCTAAGGATGACCAAAGAGTCTATTTTTTTATCTTTTAAAAACCCATCAAAAGAGTTAGAACAAATTACACTAACACTGATCCCTGAAAATATGAAAAATGGCTGGGTATTCCCCAATAAGATCCCCTTTGGATTAGAGCAAGTCATGACTGACCAATGGTTCTATAAACATATTGGTAATCCGATTAGGCAGGCTCCTGAAAGAACAGTTTTAGGTAACTTTATAGGTAAATCAGAAGTATTTACATTAAACAAAATGACCAACTCAAACCAAAAAATTTCTATTTTGGTTAACTATCACCCCGAAATGAAAGGCTTTGCTAAAAAAATTACCTTTGAATTATTAGAGGATTTAGAAACACGTTGGAAACCTAATCACTTCAAATAA
- a CDS encoding NCS2 family permease has product MSANQSATTGKLDSYFKLTARGTTVRKEMIAGLTTFLAMVYSVIVVPSMLGQAGFPHTAVFIATCLVAGLGSLLMGLWANLPMAIGCAISLTAFTAFSLVLGQNISVPVALGAVFLMGCLFTVFSLTGIRTWILKNIPIGIAHGAGIGIGLFLLLIAANSVGLVIKNPFDGLPVAMGKFTSFSVLMSLAGLAAIFGLEKRKVPGGVLLVIVAISIIGLIFDPNVKYQGIFKMPQLGEDGLSLLLAMDIKGALQPLVLPSVLALVMTAIFDATGTIRAVAGQANLLDKRGQIINGGKALTSDSVSSIFAGVIGAAPAAVYVESAAGTAAGGKTGLTATVVGILFLLILFLSPLSYLVPAYATAPALMYVGLLMLGNVTKLDFSDFVDAMSGMVCAVFIVLTCNIVTGIMLGFGCLVIGRVFAGEWRKLNMGTVLITLALVAFYAGEWAI; this is encoded by the coding sequence ATGTCTGCTAATCAATCAGCAACCACCGGTAAACTGGATAGCTATTTTAAACTTACAGCTCGCGGTACAACTGTTCGCAAAGAAATGATCGCCGGTTTGACGACATTTTTGGCGATGGTGTATTCCGTGATTGTTGTTCCTAGCATGTTAGGACAAGCCGGTTTTCCACATACCGCGGTTTTTATCGCAACCTGTTTAGTCGCGGGATTAGGCTCTCTTCTAATGGGATTGTGGGCAAATCTTCCTATGGCAATTGGTTGTGCGATTTCATTAACCGCATTTACTGCTTTTAGCTTAGTTTTGGGACAAAACATCTCTGTACCCGTTGCATTAGGTGCCGTATTTTTAATGGGATGTTTATTCACCGTTTTCTCATTAACGGGCATTCGTACTTGGATCTTAAAAAATATTCCAATTGGTATCGCACATGGTGCGGGAATAGGGATAGGGCTTTTTCTACTTTTAATCGCAGCAAACAGTGTTGGATTAGTGATTAAAAACCCATTTGATGGTTTACCTGTTGCAATGGGGAAATTTACATCATTCTCTGTTCTGATGTCACTTGCTGGATTAGCGGCTATTTTCGGATTAGAAAAGCGTAAAGTACCGGGTGGTGTGCTATTAGTCATTGTCGCTATTTCAATTATTGGTCTTATTTTTGATCCTAATGTGAAATATCAAGGCATCTTTAAAATGCCTCAATTAGGTGAAGATGGGCTTTCTTTACTGCTTGCAATGGATATTAAAGGTGCCTTACAACCTTTAGTGTTACCAAGTGTTCTTGCGTTAGTGATGACGGCTATTTTTGATGCCACAGGGACTATCCGTGCTGTTGCGGGTCAAGCAAACTTATTAGATAAACGCGGGCAAATTATTAATGGCGGAAAAGCGCTGACGTCTGACTCTGTCAGTAGTATTTTTGCGGGTGTTATAGGTGCTGCACCTGCTGCGGTTTATGTTGAATCAGCCGCAGGAACAGCCGCTGGTGGTAAAACAGGATTAACCGCAACAGTGGTTGGTATTTTATTTTTACTGATCTTGTTCTTATCGCCTCTCTCTTATTTAGTTCCAGCTTATGCAACAGCACCCGCGTTAATGTATGTGGGTTTATTGATGCTAGGTAATGTCACTAAGTTAGATTTTAGTGATTTTGTGGATGCTATGTCAGGTATGGTGTGTGCTGTATTTATTGTTTTAACGTGTAATATCGTCACTGGGATTATGCTAGGTTTCGGCTGTTTGGTCATTGGCCGTGTCTTTGCTGGTGAATGGCGTAAACTCAATATGGGTACAGTATTAATTACACTTGCGCTAGTGGCATTTTATGCGGGTGAGTGGGCAATTTAA
- the udp gene encoding uridine phosphorylase: protein MSDVFHLGLTKNDLQGATLAIVPGDPKRVEKIAKLMDNPVHLASLREYTSWRGEIDGKAVIVCSTGIGGPSTSIAVEELAQLGIRTFLRIGTTGAIQEHINVGDILVTTAAVRLDGASLHFAPMEFPAVSDFECMNALYKAAKDNGSTVHVGVTASSDTFYPGQERYDTYTGRVVRRFKGSMKEWQEMGVMNYEMESATLLTMCASQGLRAGMVAGVIVNRTQQEIPDAELLKKTENNALGIVIEAARILMK, encoded by the coding sequence ATGTCTGATGTATTTCACTTAGGTTTAACCAAAAATGACCTACAGGGTGCCACTTTAGCAATTGTTCCAGGTGATCCTAAGCGTGTTGAAAAAATTGCAAAATTAATGGATAACCCAGTTCATCTGGCTTCTTTACGTGAATACACGTCATGGCGTGGTGAAATTGATGGCAAAGCTGTCATTGTTTGCTCAACAGGTATTGGTGGCCCATCTACCTCTATCGCGGTTGAAGAATTAGCACAGTTAGGTATTCGCACTTTCTTGCGTATTGGTACAACGGGTGCAATTCAAGAGCATATCAATGTAGGTGATATTCTTGTGACGACTGCTGCGGTTCGTTTAGATGGCGCAAGTTTACATTTCGCACCAATGGAATTCCCTGCGGTTTCTGATTTTGAATGTATGAACGCACTGTACAAAGCCGCTAAAGACAATGGCTCAACTGTACACGTAGGGGTTACTGCATCTTCCGATACATTCTACCCAGGGCAAGAACGTTACGACACCTATACTGGTCGCGTTGTTCGCCGTTTCAAAGGCTCGATGAAAGAGTGGCAAGAAATGGGCGTAATGAACTATGAAATGGAGTCAGCCACATTATTGACAATGTGTGCAAGCCAAGGTTTACGTGCGGGTATGGTTGCAGGTGTTATCGTAAACCGTACTCAGCAAGAGATCCCAGATGCAGAATTACTGAAGAAAACTGAAAATAATGCGTTAGGTATCGTTATTGAAGCCGCGCGTATTTTAATGAAATAA
- a CDS encoding GNAT family N-acetyltransferase has protein sequence MQEIKIRHGEPDDASAIQQLYTHPDLYICTCQFPYPSVTMWKKRLLEFSEQNIPHFVATIDDQVAGHLALIIDNHPRRRHIVSFGIGVGAEYSGKGVGKLLINTAIDYAFNWLAATRLELEVYSDNERGLHLYKKLGFEVEGVRRKAAFREGKYCDVVMMSMLRTIE, from the coding sequence ATGCAAGAAATAAAAATACGTCATGGTGAACCTGACGACGCATCAGCCATTCAACAGCTATATACACATCCTGATTTATATATTTGTACTTGCCAATTTCCTTATCCTTCAGTCACGATGTGGAAAAAAAGATTACTTGAATTTTCAGAACAAAATATCCCTCATTTTGTTGCTACCATTGATGATCAAGTTGCGGGACATTTAGCACTAATCATCGATAATCATCCTCGTCGTCGTCATATTGTGAGTTTTGGTATTGGTGTTGGTGCTGAATATTCCGGAAAAGGTGTCGGAAAATTACTTATCAATACAGCAATTGATTATGCTTTCAATTGGTTAGCCGCCACACGATTAGAATTAGAAGTGTATTCAGACAATGAAAGAGGCTTGCATCTGTATAAGAAATTAGGTTTTGAAGTCGAAGGGGTACGCCGTAAAGCCGCTTTTAGAGAGGGTAAATATTGTGATGTTGTTATGATGTCGATGTTAAGAACAATTGAATAA
- a CDS encoding YidB family protein, which produces MSLFNQIASLLGGEKINQFKTVLEWVETQGGIEGLVKQFNSAGLSDLIQSWIGTGSNLPINAEQIVQVFSSPVINELAAKINMNTAEASDMAAHYLPKLVDKLTPEGVIPKELDLMSAGMDMLKAKIFGG; this is translated from the coding sequence ATGAGCTTATTTAACCAAATCGCAAGCCTGTTGGGTGGTGAGAAAATTAATCAATTCAAAACAGTACTCGAATGGGTAGAAACCCAAGGGGGAATTGAAGGCTTGGTTAAACAGTTTAACAGTGCGGGATTAAGCGATTTGATCCAATCTTGGATTGGCACAGGCAGTAATTTACCCATTAATGCAGAGCAGATCGTACAGGTTTTTTCATCCCCAGTGATTAATGAATTGGCTGCAAAGATAAATATGAATACCGCCGAAGCCTCTGATATGGCAGCACATTATTTGCCAAAATTGGTTGATAAACTCACCCCTGAAGGTGTTATTCCCAAAGAGTTAGATTTAATGAGTGCCGGTATGGATATGCTTAAAGCAAAAATCTTTGGTGGCTAA
- a CDS encoding carboxylate/amino acid/amine transporter, with amino-acid sequence MWLLVITTLLWAASFSLIGEYLAGQVDSWLSVLIRVSLAALVFLPFLRWKGIRFRVIVLYMLVGACQLGIMYLFVFHAYNYLTVAEFLLFTVLTPLYVTLIYDLLERQRLRWGYAFSSLLAVLGAAIIRYDHLSDDFWYGLLLVQLANMFFAMGQVGYKRLMEVHPIPQHHAFSWFYLGAVAVSLIGALCFADWQKIPTTSLQWGVLFWLGIGASGIGYFMWNYGATQVDAGTLAIMNNMMVPAGLLVNFSIWQQHPNWPSFIIGASLIVASLWIHRRWIRRPALQKEDC; translated from the coding sequence ATGTGGCTGCTCGTTATTACAACACTGTTATGGGCAGCCTCTTTTAGCCTGATTGGCGAGTATCTCGCGGGTCAGGTTGATAGCTGGCTTTCTGTTTTGATCCGCGTTTCTTTGGCCGCGTTGGTTTTTTTACCCTTTTTACGTTGGAAAGGCATTCGCTTTAGGGTCATTGTGCTTTATATGCTGGTGGGGGCTTGCCAACTCGGTATTATGTATCTGTTTGTCTTCCATGCTTATAACTATTTAACCGTCGCAGAGTTTTTATTATTTACGGTATTAACACCACTTTACGTCACGTTAATTTATGATTTATTAGAACGTCAAAGGTTACGTTGGGGTTATGCCTTTAGTTCATTATTAGCCGTGTTAGGGGCTGCGATTATTCGTTATGACCATTTAAGTGATGATTTTTGGTATGGATTATTATTAGTACAATTGGCTAATATGTTCTTTGCTATGGGGCAGGTGGGTTATAAACGATTAATGGAAGTGCATCCTATCCCACAACATCATGCATTCTCTTGGTTTTATCTTGGTGCTGTTGCCGTTTCGCTGATTGGCGCATTGTGTTTTGCCGATTGGCAGAAAATACCAACGACATCGCTACAATGGGGTGTTTTATTCTGGTTAGGAATTGGCGCTTCTGGAATAGGGTATTTCATGTGGAACTATGGTGCCACACAAGTTGATGCTGGAACCTTAGCGATTATGAATAACATGATGGTTCCAGCGGGGTTATTAGTGAATTTTTCTATTTGGCAGCAACATCCAAATTGGCCAAGTTTCATCATAGGCGCAAGCCTGATTGTTGCATCACTTTGGATCCACCGACGCTGGATACGCCGACCTGCTTTACAAAAGGAAGATTGTTAA
- the metE gene encoding 5-methyltetrahydropteroyltriglutamate--homocysteine S-methyltransferase, producing MTIRNHTLGFPRIGLDRELKKAQENYWAGKISQEELVAVGKTLRARHWQQQADAGVELLPVGDFAWYDQVLGTSLLLGNVPPRHRNEEGSLDLDTLFRVARGRAPSGKSVAASEMTKWFNTNYHYIVPEFQQGQSFTFAWKALLEEVDEALALGHKIKPVLLGPVTYLWLGKVKGPEFDRLTLLKDILPIYQQVIAALKERGIEWVQIDEPALVLDLPVEWQNAYQTAYQALTGQVKLLLTTYFDGISHHLDIIKCLPVNGLHVDISAGQDDLQHLHQTLPKDWVLSLGAINGRNVWKADLSARYQQVLTLKDKRPLWIGTSCSLLHSPIDLNAETKLDEEVKSWFAFAVQKCEEVALLAKALNAQDGEYDEQLTQYSAPIRQRQHSTRVHNAAVEARLQAIEAQDCERNSPYTQRAEVQRTRFNLPLWPTTTIGSFPQTTEIRTVRLDFKKGRIDTAAYRTNISEHIKQAILEQENLGLDVLVHGEAERNDMVEYFGEHFDGYVFTQNGWVQSYGSRCVKPPVIIGDISRPAPITVDWATYAQSLTDKPVKGMLTGPVTILCWSFPREDVTRETIAKQIALALRDEVDDLQKAGIGIIQIDEPALREGLPLRRNEWQAYLDWAVDAFKLSAAIADDETQIHTHMCYCEFNDIMDSIAALDADVITIETSRSDMELLEAFEHFDYPNEIGPGVYDIHSPNVPNVEWIVGLLRKAQSRIPAARLWVNPDCGLKTRGWTETRAALANMVEAAKYLRQNV from the coding sequence ATGACAATTCGCAATCACACACTCGGTTTCCCTCGTATTGGCTTAGATAGAGAGCTAAAAAAGGCGCAAGAAAACTATTGGGCAGGTAAGATTTCACAGGAAGAATTAGTGGCTGTGGGTAAAACACTTCGTGCTCGCCATTGGCAACAACAAGCAGATGCGGGTGTTGAATTATTACCCGTCGGTGATTTTGCTTGGTATGACCAAGTGTTAGGAACAAGCTTACTGTTAGGTAACGTACCGCCTCGTCACCGTAATGAAGAGGGTTCACTTGATCTTGATACTCTATTCAGAGTTGCGCGTGGTAGAGCGCCGTCAGGTAAATCAGTCGCCGCATCTGAAATGACGAAATGGTTTAATACGAACTATCACTATATCGTGCCTGAATTTCAACAAGGACAGTCATTTACCTTTGCATGGAAAGCGCTACTAGAAGAAGTTGATGAAGCATTAGCGCTAGGTCATAAAATAAAACCGGTTTTACTGGGTCCAGTAACTTACTTGTGGCTAGGTAAAGTAAAAGGTCCTGAGTTTGATAGATTAACGCTTCTAAAAGATATTTTACCTATCTATCAACAAGTTATTGCAGCATTAAAAGAAAGAGGTATTGAATGGGTGCAAATCGATGAGCCTGCATTGGTTCTGGATTTACCTGTTGAATGGCAAAATGCGTATCAAACAGCTTATCAAGCATTAACGGGACAAGTTAAATTACTGCTGACGACCTATTTTGATGGGATTTCTCATCATCTCGATATTATTAAATGCTTACCTGTTAACGGGCTTCATGTTGATATTTCTGCTGGTCAAGATGATTTGCAGCACTTACACCAAACATTACCCAAAGATTGGGTGCTGTCATTAGGTGCCATTAATGGTCGAAATGTTTGGAAAGCAGATTTAAGTGCACGTTATCAGCAAGTGCTCACGTTAAAAGATAAACGTCCTTTGTGGATCGGAACTTCCTGTTCATTACTGCATAGCCCAATTGATTTAAATGCAGAGACGAAACTTGATGAGGAAGTCAAAAGCTGGTTTGCTTTTGCAGTGCAAAAATGTGAAGAAGTGGCTTTGTTAGCTAAGGCATTGAATGCCCAAGACGGTGAGTATGATGAACAATTAACACAGTACAGTGCGCCAATTCGTCAACGTCAGCACTCTACTCGTGTACATAATGCCGCAGTTGAAGCTCGTTTACAGGCAATTGAAGCGCAAGACTGTGAAAGAAATTCACCTTATACTCAACGCGCAGAAGTACAACGTACTCGGTTTAATCTGCCATTATGGCCAACGACTACGATCGGCTCATTCCCACAAACAACAGAAATTCGTACTGTCCGTTTAGATTTTAAGAAAGGGCGTATCGATACCGCTGCCTATCGCACAAATATCAGTGAACATATTAAGCAAGCAATATTGGAGCAAGAAAACCTAGGTCTTGATGTATTAGTCCATGGCGAAGCAGAACGTAATGACATGGTGGAGTATTTTGGTGAGCATTTTGATGGGTATGTGTTTACACAAAATGGCTGGGTACAAAGTTATGGCTCACGTTGTGTAAAACCACCAGTAATTATCGGTGACATTAGTCGCCCAGCCCCTATTACCGTGGATTGGGCAACTTACGCGCAGTCGTTAACAGATAAGCCAGTCAAAGGTATGTTAACAGGACCTGTGACAATTTTATGTTGGTCGTTCCCTCGTGAAGATGTCACGCGTGAGACGATTGCAAAACAGATTGCGTTAGCACTGCGTGATGAAGTGGATGATTTACAAAAAGCAGGTATTGGTATTATTCAAATTGACGAACCCGCATTACGTGAAGGATTACCACTGCGTCGTAATGAATGGCAGGCTTACCTTGATTGGGCAGTCGATGCCTTTAAATTAAGTGCTGCTATTGCCGATGATGAAACACAAATCCACACGCATATGTGTTATTGCGAGTTTAATGACATTATGGATTCTATTGCAGCATTGGATGCAGATGTTATTACTATTGAAACTTCGCGTTCAGATATGGAGCTTTTAGAGGCTTTCGAACACTTTGATTATCCTAATGAAATTGGACCTGGTGTTTATGATATTCACTCACCTAATGTACCCAATGTGGAATGGATCGTCGGTTTATTAAGAAAAGCACAATCTCGAATTCCTGCGGCGCGTTTATGGGTGAATCCAGATTGTGGATTAAAAACACGAGGTTGGACTGAAACACGTGCTGCATTAGCGAATATGGTTGAAGCAGCTAAATATTTACGTCAAAACGTATAA
- the metR gene encoding HTH-type transcriptional regulator MetR, protein MIEIKHLKTILALKHTGSLANAANQLHQTQSALSHQFSELEHRLGYRIFVRKSQPLRFTSQGEILVKLAEEVLPIVRRAIEACNEPGNSNLNIAIECHSCIQWLTPALQLYRQTWPEVTVDFHSGVTFDPQPALLQRELDVVLTSDILDDARLHYTPLFDYEVKLVLSPEHPLANRLHIQPQDLIAETLFIYPVQRERFDVWRHFLQPAGITPHFKHVDNTLLLIQMVAAGMGIAALPHWAVENFEKQGLVVTKTLGEGLWSRLYAANRSGEQHQPAIREFIRLSGQHAVNNLPFVKQVGVSSVGGSKVMQQSGLRL, encoded by the coding sequence ATGATAGAAATAAAACATTTAAAAACGATCTTAGCTTTGAAGCACACAGGCTCGCTTGCTAACGCCGCAAATCAATTACATCAGACGCAATCTGCTCTTTCACATCAATTTAGTGAATTAGAACATCGCCTTGGTTATCGAATTTTTGTGCGTAAAAGTCAGCCCCTGCGCTTTACTTCACAAGGAGAAATCCTTGTAAAATTAGCAGAGGAAGTATTGCCTATCGTTCGTAGAGCCATTGAAGCGTGTAATGAGCCGGGTAATTCAAATTTAAATATCGCTATTGAGTGCCATAGTTGTATTCAATGGTTAACCCCTGCCTTACAGCTATATCGTCAAACATGGCCTGAAGTGACTGTTGATTTTCATTCGGGTGTTACGTTCGATCCACAACCTGCATTATTACAACGTGAATTAGATGTCGTACTCACCTCAGATATCTTAGATGACGCGCGTTTGCACTACACCCCGTTATTTGACTATGAAGTGAAATTAGTTTTATCGCCAGAGCATCCTCTTGCCAATCGCTTACATATTCAGCCACAGGATTTAATTGCAGAAACCTTATTTATTTATCCCGTACAAAGAGAGCGCTTTGATGTATGGCGTCATTTCTTACAACCTGCGGGGATCACTCCTCATTTTAAACATGTCGATAACACATTGTTGCTAATTCAAATGGTTGCTGCTGGTATGGGGATTGCTGCATTACCTCATTGGGCGGTTGAGAATTTTGAAAAACAAGGATTAGTTGTGACAAAAACATTAGGTGAGGGATTATGGAGCCGGTTATATGCAGCTAACCGCAGTGGAGAGCAACATCAACCAGCAATTCGAGAGTTTATTCGTTTATCAGGCCAACATGCTGTTAACAATCTTCCTTTTGTAAAGCAGGTCGGCGTATCCAGCGTCGGTGGATCCAAAGTGATGCAACAATCAGGCTTGCGCCTATGA